From the Streptomyces sp. Tu 2975 genome, one window contains:
- the dnaE gene encoding DNA polymerase III subunit alpha, with protein MPYFTHLHTVSGFSVRYGASHPERLAGRAAERGMDALALTDRDTLAGAVRFVTACAKEGVRPLFGVDLAVGERARQEGPAERRRTPVRGGAFVDESSPRTVFLARDRRGWADLCRMITAAHATDQRSPLLPWDDNHGDGLTVLLGPSSEVGRALADGRPDRAAKLLGPWRERYGDRLRLEVVHHGGGGTGPGSLRHAARTLGLAAEQGVRPVLTNAVRYADPGQGPVADVLDAARRLVPVDPRKGLDSGERWLKDPAAMAALAARVAEAAGFRRELAHRLLAVTEETAAECMVDPEDDLGIGSVHFPEPALVGAEYRTAQRVLASRAAAGMVLCGYDGRREYWERMHHELDIIAHHGFASYFLTVAQVVDDVKGMGIRVAARGSGAGSLVNHLLGIAHADPVEHGLLMERFLSKRRRVLPDIDIDVESARRLEVYREIIGRFGEERVATVAMPETYRVRHAIRDVGAALSMDPAEIDKLAKSFPHIRARDARAALAELPELREVAKESKRRERMWELVEALDALPRGVAMHPCGVLLSDASLLTRTPVMPTSGEGFPMSQFDKDDVEELGLLKLDVLGVRMQSAMAHAVAEVHRATGEEVDVDAVPPGDPATYRLIKSTETLGCFQIESPGQRDLVGRLQPETFGDLVVDISLFRPGPVAADMVRPFIEARHGRAPARYPHPDLEGPLRETYGVVVFHEQIIEILDIMTGCGRDEADRVRRGLSDPESQGKIKAWFAQNAGAKGYTPEVIGRTWEIIEAFGSYGFCKAHAVAFAVPTYQSAWLKAHHPAAFYAGLLTHDPGMYPKRLLLADARRRGVPVLPLDVNRSAVAHRIELVSDDVSSRAGAGTGPGTGRGARLGPGPGAVAGSRPGPGPGPGALVGSRPGPGPGPGALVGSRPGQGRWGLRLALSDVHGISEAEAARIEAGQPYSSLLDFWQRACPSRPVAERLAQVGALDAFGANRRDLLLHLAELHRTQRGAASYGSQLPLTQGQKTAPVGLPDLGDAERLSAELGVLGMDASRHLMADHQAFLAELGVLSAQRLRDAPHGRTVLVAGAKAATQTPPIRSGKRVIFTTLDDGTGLVDLAFFDDSHAACAHTVFHSWLLLVRGVVQRRGPRSLSVVGSAAWNLAELVELRRTGGLDAVAARLAAPAPEPDGEAGPDNGRRIQLPTGYELNPWADLKPAGEAAAGGRKLWHQSPGSAG; from the coding sequence ATGCCTTACTTCACGCATCTGCACACCGTTTCCGGGTTCTCTGTGCGGTACGGGGCCTCCCACCCGGAGCGGCTGGCCGGCCGCGCCGCCGAGCGCGGCATGGACGCCCTCGCGCTGACCGACCGCGACACCCTGGCGGGCGCGGTCCGTTTCGTCACCGCCTGCGCCAAGGAAGGTGTACGGCCGCTGTTCGGGGTGGACCTCGCCGTGGGGGAGCGGGCGCGGCAGGAGGGGCCCGCCGAGCGGCGCCGCACCCCGGTGCGCGGCGGAGCGTTCGTCGACGAATCCTCGCCCCGCACCGTCTTCCTGGCCCGCGACCGCCGCGGCTGGGCCGACCTGTGCCGGATGATCACCGCCGCCCACGCCACCGACCAGCGCAGCCCCCTGCTGCCCTGGGACGACAACCACGGCGACGGGCTGACCGTGCTGCTCGGCCCGTCGTCCGAGGTGGGCAGGGCGCTGGCCGACGGCCGGCCCGACCGCGCGGCCAAGCTGCTCGGCCCCTGGCGGGAGCGGTACGGCGACCGGCTGCGCCTGGAGGTCGTGCACCACGGCGGGGGCGGTACCGGCCCCGGCTCGCTGCGCCATGCCGCCCGTACCCTCGGCCTCGCCGCCGAGCAGGGCGTACGACCCGTGCTGACCAACGCCGTCCGCTACGCCGACCCCGGCCAGGGCCCGGTCGCCGACGTCCTCGACGCCGCCCGCCGCCTGGTGCCGGTCGACCCGCGCAAGGGCCTCGACAGCGGTGAACGCTGGCTGAAGGACCCGGCGGCGATGGCCGCCCTCGCCGCCCGGGTCGCGGAGGCCGCCGGTTTCCGGCGTGAGCTCGCGCACCGGCTGCTCGCCGTGACGGAGGAGACGGCCGCCGAATGCATGGTCGACCCCGAGGACGATCTCGGGATCGGTAGCGTCCACTTCCCGGAGCCGGCCCTCGTCGGTGCCGAGTACCGCACCGCGCAGCGGGTGCTGGCCTCCCGGGCCGCCGCCGGAATGGTGCTGTGCGGCTACGACGGGCGGCGCGAGTACTGGGAGCGGATGCACCACGAGCTGGACATCATCGCCCATCACGGCTTCGCCTCCTACTTCCTGACGGTCGCTCAGGTCGTGGACGACGTGAAGGGCATGGGTATCCGGGTCGCGGCGCGCGGGTCCGGGGCCGGTTCCCTGGTCAACCACCTCCTCGGCATCGCGCACGCCGACCCGGTCGAGCACGGGCTGCTGATGGAGCGCTTCCTGTCCAAGCGGCGGCGTGTCCTGCCCGACATCGACATCGACGTGGAGTCCGCCCGCAGGCTCGAGGTCTACCGGGAGATCATCGGCCGCTTCGGCGAGGAGCGGGTCGCGACCGTCGCCATGCCGGAGACCTACCGGGTCCGGCACGCGATCCGGGACGTGGGCGCCGCCCTGTCCATGGACCCGGCGGAGATCGACAAGCTCGCCAAGTCCTTCCCGCACATCCGGGCACGCGACGCCCGCGCGGCCCTGGCCGAACTGCCGGAACTGCGGGAGGTGGCAAAGGAGTCGAAGCGGCGGGAACGGATGTGGGAGCTGGTCGAGGCGCTGGACGCGCTGCCCCGCGGGGTCGCCATGCACCCGTGCGGCGTGCTGCTCTCCGACGCCTCGCTGCTCACCCGCACGCCGGTGATGCCGACCAGCGGCGAAGGCTTCCCCATGTCCCAGTTCGACAAGGACGACGTGGAGGAGCTCGGGCTGCTCAAGCTCGACGTCCTCGGGGTGCGGATGCAGTCGGCGATGGCGCACGCGGTCGCCGAGGTGCACAGGGCCACCGGCGAGGAGGTCGACGTCGACGCCGTGCCGCCGGGCGACCCGGCCACCTACCGGCTCATCAAGTCGACCGAGACGCTGGGCTGTTTCCAGATCGAGTCGCCCGGTCAGCGCGACCTGGTGGGACGGCTTCAGCCGGAGACCTTCGGCGACCTGGTCGTCGACATCTCGCTGTTCCGTCCGGGGCCGGTCGCGGCCGACATGGTGCGGCCGTTCATCGAGGCCAGGCACGGCCGGGCGCCCGCACGCTATCCGCATCCCGACCTGGAAGGGCCGCTGCGGGAGACGTACGGAGTGGTCGTCTTCCATGAGCAGATCATCGAGATCCTGGACATCATGACCGGCTGCGGCCGGGACGAGGCCGACCGGGTGCGGCGCGGTCTCTCCGACCCCGAGTCGCAGGGGAAGATCAAGGCCTGGTTCGCGCAGAACGCCGGGGCGAAGGGCTACACGCCCGAGGTGATCGGCCGCACCTGGGAGATCATCGAGGCCTTCGGGTCGTACGGCTTCTGCAAGGCGCACGCGGTCGCGTTCGCCGTTCCCACGTACCAGTCGGCCTGGCTCAAGGCGCACCACCCGGCGGCCTTCTACGCCGGGCTGCTCACCCACGACCCCGGGATGTATCCGAAACGGCTGCTGCTGGCGGATGCGCGGCGGCGCGGGGTGCCGGTGCTGCCGCTGGATGTGAACCGGTCTGCGGTCGCTCACCGAATCGAACTGGTGTCTGATGACGTGTCGTCCCGGGCAGGTGCCGGGACCGGTCCTGGCACCGGTCGCGGCGCCCGGCTCGGCCCCGGTCCTGGCGCTGTCGCCGGTTCCCGTCCTGGACCCGGTCCTGGTCCCGGTGCTCTCGTCGGCTCCCGTCCTGGACCCGGTCCTGGTCCCGGTGCTCTCGTCGGCTCCCGTCCTGGACAGGGCCGTTGGGGGCTGCGGCTCGCGCTCTCCGACGTCCATGGCATCAGCGAGGCGGAGGCGGCGCGCATCGAGGCGGGACAGCCGTACTCATCGCTGCTGGACTTCTGGCAGCGGGCCTGCCCCTCGCGGCCGGTCGCCGAGCGGCTGGCCCAGGTCGGCGCGCTCGACGCCTTCGGCGCCAACCGCCGCGATCTGCTGCTGCACCTCGCCGAACTGCACCGCACCCAGCGCGGCGCCGCGTCCTACGGCAGCCAGCTCCCGCTGACGCAGGGGCAGAAGACCGCACCGGTCGGGCTGCCCGACCTGGGGGACGCGGAACGCCTCAGTGCCGAGCTGGGTGTGCTCGGCATGGACGCCTCCCGCCACCTGATGGCCGATCACCAGGCCTTCCTGGCTGAGCTCGGCGTGCTCTCCGCGCAGCGGCTGCGTGATGCCCCACACGGGCGGACGGTGCTCGTCGCGGGCGCCAAGGCGGCCACCCAGACACCGCCGATCCGCTCCGGCAAGCGGGTCATCTTCACCACGCTCGACGACGGCACCGGCCTGGTGGACCTCGCCTTCTTCGACGACAGCCACGCCGCCTGCGCCCACACCGTCTTCCATTCCTGGCTGCTGCTGGTGCGTGGTGTGGTGCAGCGGCGC